Sequence from the Pseudocalidococcus azoricus BACA0444 genome:
TTATTTTACCCACTGTTGCTACTGTGCCAACTAGTCATGAAAAATGCTGTATCTAGAGTAAACAAGCCCAATTTCCAAACCATGAGTCACAAAGAGTTATGCAATTGGTTTCTGCCCCATCGAAATGATCAAGATGCTTTTTATGCCTATGTAGATAGACTGC
This genomic interval carries:
- a CDS encoding DUF6887 family protein, whose translation is LFYPLLLLCQLVMKNAVSRVNKPNFQTMSHKELCNWFLPHRNDQDAFYAYVDRLHKEGNWIEMRPVESIQDLENHLRFMGRFQHHAKS